In a single window of the Lynx canadensis isolate LIC74 chromosome E2, mLynCan4.pri.v2, whole genome shotgun sequence genome:
- the DHX38 gene encoding pre-mRNA-splicing factor ATP-dependent RNA helicase PRP16 isoform X1: MEDTSEDASIHRLEGTDLESQVGGLICKTKSAASEQHVFKAPAPRPSLLGLDLLASLKRREREEKDDGEDKKKSRISSYKDWEESKDDQRDAEEEDSDQAGRHSRKDRHYRSARVETPSHPGGVSEEFWERSRQRERERREHGVYASSKEEKDRKKERSRDRDSDRKRDRDERDRSRHSSRSERDGGSERSRRNEPESPRHRPKDAATPSRSTWEEEDSGCGSSRRSQWESPSPTPSYRDSERSHRQSSRDRDRSVRSKYSDDTPLPTPSYKYNEWADDRRHLGSTPRLSRGRGRREDGEEGISFDTEEERQQWEDDQRQADRDWYMMDEGYDEFHNPLAYSSEDYVRRREQHLHKQKQKRISAQRRQINEDNERWETNRMLTSGVVHRLEVDEDFEEDSAAKVHLMVHNLVPPFLDGRIVFTKQPEPVIPVKDATSDLAIIARKGSQTVRKHREQKERKKAQHKHWELAGTKLGDIMGVKKEEEPDKALTEDGKVDYRTEQKFADHMKKKSEASSEFAKKKSILEQRQYLPIFAVQQELLTIIRDNSIVIVVGETGSGKTTQLTQYLHEDGYTDYGMIGCTQPRRVAAMSVAKRVSEEMGGSLGEEVGYAIRFEDCTSENTLIKYMTDGILLRESLREADLDHYSAIIMDEAHERSLNTDVLFGLLREVVARRSDLKLIVTSATMDAEKFAAFFGNVPIFHIPGRTFPVDILFSKTPQEDYVEAAVKQSLQVHLSGAPGDILIFMPGQEDIEVTSDQIVEHLEELENAPALAVLPIYSQLPSDLQAKIFQKAPDGVRKCIVATNIAETSLTVDGIMFVIDSGYCKLKVFNPRIGMDALQIYPISQANANQRSGRAGRTGPGQCFRLYTQSAYKNELLTTTVPEIQRTNLANVVLLLKSLGVQDLLQFHFMDPPPEDNMLNSMYQLWILGALDNTGGLTSTGRLMVEFPLDPALSKMLIVSCDMGCSSEILLIVSMLSVPAIFYRPKGREEESDQIREKFAVPESDHLTYLNVYLQWKNNNYSTIWCNDHFIHAKAMRKVREVRAQLKDIMVQQRMSLASCGTDWDIVRKCICAAYFHQAAKLKGIGEYVNIRTGMPCHLHPTSSLFGMGYTPDYIVYHELVMTTKEYMQCVTAVDGEWLAELGPMFYSVKQAGKSRQENRRRAKEEASAMEEEMALAEEQLRARRQEQEKRSPLGSVRSTKIYTPGRKEQGEPMTPRRTPARFGL; encoded by the exons ATGGAGGACACCAGCGAGGATGCCTCGATCCATCGATTGGAAGGCACTGATCTGGAATCTCAGGTTGGTGGTCTTATTTGTAAGACTAAAAGTGCAGCCAGTGAACAGCATGTCTTCAaggcccctgccccccgcccttcCTTGCTGGGACTGGACTTGTTGGCTTCCTTGAAACGAAGGGAGCGAGAGGAGAAGGACGATGGAGAGGACAAGAAGAAGTCCAGAATCTCTTCCTACAAGGACTGGGAAGAGAGCAAAGATGACCAGAGAGATGCTGAGGAGGAAGATAGTGACCAAGCTGGCCGACATAGCCGAAAAGACAG GCATTATCGATCTGCTCGGGTAGAGACTCCATCCCATCCTGGTGGTGTGAGTGAAGAGTTTTGGGAACGCAGtcggcagagagagcgggagcggCGGGAACATGGCGTCTATGCCTCgtccaaagaagaaaaggatcGGAAGAAAGAGAGATCACGGGATCGAGACTCTGACcgcaagagagacagag ATGAGAGGGATAGAAGCAGACACAGCAGCAGATCTGAGCGGGATGGAGGGTCAGAGCGCAGCAGAAGAAATGAACCGGAGAGCCCGAGACACCGACCTAAAG ATGCAGCTACCCCTTCAAGGTCTACCTGGGAGGAAGAGGACAGTGGCTGCGGTTCCTCAAGGCGCTCGCAGTGGGAATCGCCTTCCCCGACACCTTCCTATCGAGATTCTGAGCGGAGCCATCGGCAGTCCAGTCGAGATCGCGATAG GTCCGTGAGGAGCAAGTACTCAGATGACACACCTCTGCCAACCCCATCCTACAAATACAACGAATGGGCCGATGACAGGAGACACCTGGGGTCCACACCCCGTCTGTCCAGGGGCCGAG GAAGACGGGAGGATGGCGAAGAAGGAATTTCATTTGACACAGAAGAGGAACGGCAGCAGTGGGAAGATGACCAGAGG CAAGCTGACCGGGACTGGTACATGATGGATGAGGGATACGATGAGTTCCACAACCCCCTGGCCTACTCCTCCGAGGACTACGTGAGGAGGCGGGAGCAGCACCTGCATAAACAGAAGCAGAAGCGCATTTCCGCTCAGCGGAGACAGATCAATGAG GATAACGAGCGCTGGGAGACCAACCGCATGCTCACCAGTGGAGTGGTCCATCGGCTAGAGGTGGATGAGGACTTTGAGGAGGACAGCGCAGCCAAGGTGCATCTGATGGTGCACAACCTGGTTCCTCCCTTCCTTGACGGACGCATCGTCTTCACCAAGCAG CCAGAGCCTGTGATTCCAGTCAAGGATGCTACTTCTGACCTGGCCATTATTGCCCGGAAAGGCAGTCAAACAGTGCGGAAGCACAGGGAGCAGAAGGAACGCAAAAAG GCTCAACACAAACACTGGGAACTGGCTGGAACCAAGCTGGGAGATATAATGGGTGTCAAAAAAGAGGAAGAGCCCGATAAAGCGCTGACAGAAGACGGTAAAGTGGACTATAG GACGGAGCAGAAGTTTGCGGATCACATGAAGAAAAAGAGTGAAGCTAGCAGCGAATTTGCCAAAAAGAAGTCGATTCTGGAGCAGAGGCAGTACCTGCCCATCTTTGCTGTGCAGCAGGAGCTACTCACTATTATCAG AGATAACAGCATCGTGATTGTGGTTGGAGAAACAGGGAGCGGTAAGACCACCCAGCTGACACAGTACTTGCATGAAGACGGTTACACGGACTACGGGATGATTGGGTGCACCCAGCCTCGGCGTGTGGCTGCCATGTCGGTGGCCAAGAgagtcagtgaagaaatgggaggAAGCCTTGGTGAGGAG GTGGGTTATGCCATCCGCTTTGAAGACTGCACCTCAGAAAACACCTTGATCAAATACATGACTGACGGGATCCTGCTCCGGGAGTCCCTCCGGGAAGCAGACTTGGATCACTATAGTGCCATCATCATGGACGAGGCTCACGAGCGCTCCCTCAACACTGACGTGCTCTTTGGGCTGCTGCGGGAG GTGGTGGCTAGGCGCTCAGACCTGAAGCTCATTGTCACATCGGCTACTATGGATGCAGAGAAATTTGCTGCCTTTTTCGGGAATGTTCCCATCTTCCACATCCCTGGTCGTACCTTCCCTGTTGACATTCTCTTCAGCAAG ACGCCGCAGGAGGATTATGTGGAGGCCGCGGTGAAGCAGTCCTTACAGGTGCACCTGTCGGGGGCCCCCGGGGATATCCTTATCTTCATGCCTGGCCAAGAGGACATTGAG GTGACCTCAGACCAGATTGTGGAACATCTGGAGGAACTAGAGAATGCACCTGCCTTGGCTGTGCTGCCCATCTACTCCCAGCTGCCTTCTGATCTCCAGGCCAAAATTTTCCAGAAG GCTCCAGATGGAGTTCGGAAGTGTATCGTTGCCACCAACATTGCCGAGACATCTCTGACTGTCGATGGCATCATGTTTGTTATTGACTCTGGTTATTGCAAATTAAAG GTCTTCAACCCCAGGATTGGCATGGATGCTCTACAGATCTATCCCATCAGCCAGGCCAATGCCAACCAGAGGTCAGGGCGAGCCGGCAGGACGGGCCCAGGTCAGTGTTTCAG gctctacacccagagCGCCTACAAGAACGAGCTCCTGACGACCACGGTGCCCGAGATCCAGAGGACTAACCTGGCCAACGTGGTGCTGCTGCTGAAGTCCCTCGGGGTGCAGGACCTGCTGCAGTTCCACTTCATGGACCCGCCCCCCGAGGACAACATGCTCAACTCCATGTATCAGCTCTGGATCCTTGGGGCCCTGGACAACACAG GTGGGCTGACCTCGACTGGGCGGCTGATGGTAGAGTTCCCGCTGGACCCGGCCCTGTCCAAGATGCTCATCGTGTCCTGTGACATGGGCTGCAGCTCCGAGATCCTGCTCATTGTGTCCATGCTCTCGGTGCCAGCCATCTTCTACAGGCCCAAG GGCCGAGAGGAGGAGAGTGATCAAATCCGGGAGAAGTTTGCTGTCCCCGAGAGTGATCATTTGACCTACCTGAATGTCTACCTGCAGTGGAAGAATAATAATTACTCCACCATCTGGTGTAACGATCATTTTATCCATGCCAAGGCCATGCGGAAG GTCCGGGAGGTGCGGGCTCAGCTCAAGGACATCATGGTACAGCAGCGGATGAGCCTGGCCTCGTGTGGCACTGACTGGGACATCGTCAGGAAGTGTATCTGTGCTGCCTATTTCCACCAGGCAGCCAAGCTCAAG GGAATTGGGGAGTATGTGAATATCCGGACAGGGATGCCCTGCCACTTGCACCCCACCAGCTCCCTCTTTGGAATGGGCTACACCCCAGACTACATAGTGTATCACGAGCTGGTCATGACCACCAAG GAGTACATGCAGTGTGTCACTGCTGTGGATGGAGAGTGGCTGGCGGAGCTGGGCCCCATGTTCTACAGCGTCAAACAGGCGGGAAAGTCTCGGCAG
- the DHX38 gene encoding pre-mRNA-splicing factor ATP-dependent RNA helicase PRP16 isoform X2, whose product MASMPRPKKKRIGRKRDHGIETLTARETEENNCYYERDRSRHSSRSERDGGSERSRRNEPESPRHRPKDAATPSRSTWEEEDSGCGSSRRSQWESPSPTPSYRDSERSHRQSSRDRDRSVRSKYSDDTPLPTPSYKYNEWADDRRHLGSTPRLSRGRGRREDGEEGISFDTEEERQQWEDDQRQADRDWYMMDEGYDEFHNPLAYSSEDYVRRREQHLHKQKQKRISAQRRQINEDNERWETNRMLTSGVVHRLEVDEDFEEDSAAKVHLMVHNLVPPFLDGRIVFTKQPEPVIPVKDATSDLAIIARKGSQTVRKHREQKERKKAQHKHWELAGTKLGDIMGVKKEEEPDKALTEDGKVDYRTEQKFADHMKKKSEASSEFAKKKSILEQRQYLPIFAVQQELLTIIRDNSIVIVVGETGSGKTTQLTQYLHEDGYTDYGMIGCTQPRRVAAMSVAKRVSEEMGGSLGEEVGYAIRFEDCTSENTLIKYMTDGILLRESLREADLDHYSAIIMDEAHERSLNTDVLFGLLREVVARRSDLKLIVTSATMDAEKFAAFFGNVPIFHIPGRTFPVDILFSKTPQEDYVEAAVKQSLQVHLSGAPGDILIFMPGQEDIEVTSDQIVEHLEELENAPALAVLPIYSQLPSDLQAKIFQKAPDGVRKCIVATNIAETSLTVDGIMFVIDSGYCKLKVFNPRIGMDALQIYPISQANANQRSGRAGRTGPGQCFRLYTQSAYKNELLTTTVPEIQRTNLANVVLLLKSLGVQDLLQFHFMDPPPEDNMLNSMYQLWILGALDNTGGLTSTGRLMVEFPLDPALSKMLIVSCDMGCSSEILLIVSMLSVPAIFYRPKGREEESDQIREKFAVPESDHLTYLNVYLQWKNNNYSTIWCNDHFIHAKAMRKVREVRAQLKDIMVQQRMSLASCGTDWDIVRKCICAAYFHQAAKLKGIGEYVNIRTGMPCHLHPTSSLFGMGYTPDYIVYHELVMTTKEYMQCVTAVDGEWLAELGPMFYSVKQAGKSRQENRRRAKEEASAMEEEMALAEEQLRARRQEQEKRSPLGSVRSTKIYTPGRKEQGEPMTPRRTPARFGL is encoded by the exons ATGGCGTCTATGCCTCgtccaaagaagaaaaggatcGGAAGAAAGAGAGATCACGGGATCGAGACTCTGACcgcaagagagacagag GAAAATAACTGTTACT ATGAGAGGGATAGAAGCAGACACAGCAGCAGATCTGAGCGGGATGGAGGGTCAGAGCGCAGCAGAAGAAATGAACCGGAGAGCCCGAGACACCGACCTAAAG ATGCAGCTACCCCTTCAAGGTCTACCTGGGAGGAAGAGGACAGTGGCTGCGGTTCCTCAAGGCGCTCGCAGTGGGAATCGCCTTCCCCGACACCTTCCTATCGAGATTCTGAGCGGAGCCATCGGCAGTCCAGTCGAGATCGCGATAG GTCCGTGAGGAGCAAGTACTCAGATGACACACCTCTGCCAACCCCATCCTACAAATACAACGAATGGGCCGATGACAGGAGACACCTGGGGTCCACACCCCGTCTGTCCAGGGGCCGAG GAAGACGGGAGGATGGCGAAGAAGGAATTTCATTTGACACAGAAGAGGAACGGCAGCAGTGGGAAGATGACCAGAGG CAAGCTGACCGGGACTGGTACATGATGGATGAGGGATACGATGAGTTCCACAACCCCCTGGCCTACTCCTCCGAGGACTACGTGAGGAGGCGGGAGCAGCACCTGCATAAACAGAAGCAGAAGCGCATTTCCGCTCAGCGGAGACAGATCAATGAG GATAACGAGCGCTGGGAGACCAACCGCATGCTCACCAGTGGAGTGGTCCATCGGCTAGAGGTGGATGAGGACTTTGAGGAGGACAGCGCAGCCAAGGTGCATCTGATGGTGCACAACCTGGTTCCTCCCTTCCTTGACGGACGCATCGTCTTCACCAAGCAG CCAGAGCCTGTGATTCCAGTCAAGGATGCTACTTCTGACCTGGCCATTATTGCCCGGAAAGGCAGTCAAACAGTGCGGAAGCACAGGGAGCAGAAGGAACGCAAAAAG GCTCAACACAAACACTGGGAACTGGCTGGAACCAAGCTGGGAGATATAATGGGTGTCAAAAAAGAGGAAGAGCCCGATAAAGCGCTGACAGAAGACGGTAAAGTGGACTATAG GACGGAGCAGAAGTTTGCGGATCACATGAAGAAAAAGAGTGAAGCTAGCAGCGAATTTGCCAAAAAGAAGTCGATTCTGGAGCAGAGGCAGTACCTGCCCATCTTTGCTGTGCAGCAGGAGCTACTCACTATTATCAG AGATAACAGCATCGTGATTGTGGTTGGAGAAACAGGGAGCGGTAAGACCACCCAGCTGACACAGTACTTGCATGAAGACGGTTACACGGACTACGGGATGATTGGGTGCACCCAGCCTCGGCGTGTGGCTGCCATGTCGGTGGCCAAGAgagtcagtgaagaaatgggaggAAGCCTTGGTGAGGAG GTGGGTTATGCCATCCGCTTTGAAGACTGCACCTCAGAAAACACCTTGATCAAATACATGACTGACGGGATCCTGCTCCGGGAGTCCCTCCGGGAAGCAGACTTGGATCACTATAGTGCCATCATCATGGACGAGGCTCACGAGCGCTCCCTCAACACTGACGTGCTCTTTGGGCTGCTGCGGGAG GTGGTGGCTAGGCGCTCAGACCTGAAGCTCATTGTCACATCGGCTACTATGGATGCAGAGAAATTTGCTGCCTTTTTCGGGAATGTTCCCATCTTCCACATCCCTGGTCGTACCTTCCCTGTTGACATTCTCTTCAGCAAG ACGCCGCAGGAGGATTATGTGGAGGCCGCGGTGAAGCAGTCCTTACAGGTGCACCTGTCGGGGGCCCCCGGGGATATCCTTATCTTCATGCCTGGCCAAGAGGACATTGAG GTGACCTCAGACCAGATTGTGGAACATCTGGAGGAACTAGAGAATGCACCTGCCTTGGCTGTGCTGCCCATCTACTCCCAGCTGCCTTCTGATCTCCAGGCCAAAATTTTCCAGAAG GCTCCAGATGGAGTTCGGAAGTGTATCGTTGCCACCAACATTGCCGAGACATCTCTGACTGTCGATGGCATCATGTTTGTTATTGACTCTGGTTATTGCAAATTAAAG GTCTTCAACCCCAGGATTGGCATGGATGCTCTACAGATCTATCCCATCAGCCAGGCCAATGCCAACCAGAGGTCAGGGCGAGCCGGCAGGACGGGCCCAGGTCAGTGTTTCAG gctctacacccagagCGCCTACAAGAACGAGCTCCTGACGACCACGGTGCCCGAGATCCAGAGGACTAACCTGGCCAACGTGGTGCTGCTGCTGAAGTCCCTCGGGGTGCAGGACCTGCTGCAGTTCCACTTCATGGACCCGCCCCCCGAGGACAACATGCTCAACTCCATGTATCAGCTCTGGATCCTTGGGGCCCTGGACAACACAG GTGGGCTGACCTCGACTGGGCGGCTGATGGTAGAGTTCCCGCTGGACCCGGCCCTGTCCAAGATGCTCATCGTGTCCTGTGACATGGGCTGCAGCTCCGAGATCCTGCTCATTGTGTCCATGCTCTCGGTGCCAGCCATCTTCTACAGGCCCAAG GGCCGAGAGGAGGAGAGTGATCAAATCCGGGAGAAGTTTGCTGTCCCCGAGAGTGATCATTTGACCTACCTGAATGTCTACCTGCAGTGGAAGAATAATAATTACTCCACCATCTGGTGTAACGATCATTTTATCCATGCCAAGGCCATGCGGAAG GTCCGGGAGGTGCGGGCTCAGCTCAAGGACATCATGGTACAGCAGCGGATGAGCCTGGCCTCGTGTGGCACTGACTGGGACATCGTCAGGAAGTGTATCTGTGCTGCCTATTTCCACCAGGCAGCCAAGCTCAAG GGAATTGGGGAGTATGTGAATATCCGGACAGGGATGCCCTGCCACTTGCACCCCACCAGCTCCCTCTTTGGAATGGGCTACACCCCAGACTACATAGTGTATCACGAGCTGGTCATGACCACCAAG GAGTACATGCAGTGTGTCACTGCTGTGGATGGAGAGTGGCTGGCGGAGCTGGGCCCCATGTTCTACAGCGTCAAACAGGCGGGAAAGTCTCGGCAG